One genomic region from Balaenoptera acutorostrata chromosome 1, mBalAcu1.1, whole genome shotgun sequence encodes:
- the SLC35E2B gene encoding solute carrier family 35 member E2B isoform X2, with the protein MSASAKPAALAELAPGPGEKPGGRPLLAWDPVFGHRSEKIAFGQSEGGPDEQVLTVTVTETTVIEADLGVWGARTLIYLTLWFFFSFCTLFLNKYILSLLEGEPSMLGAVQMLSTTLIGCVKIFVPCCLYQHKTRLSYPPNFIMTMLFVGLMRFATVVLGLVSLKNVAVSFAETVKSSAPIFTVILSRTVLGEHTGLLVNLSLIPVMGGLALCTATEMSFNFLGFSAALSTNIMDCLQNVFSKKLLSGDKYRFSAAELQFYTSAAAVAMLVPAWIFFMDLPVIGRSGRSFRYSQDVLLLLLADGVLFHLQSVTAYALMGRISPVTFSVASTVKHALSIWLSVIVFGNRVTSLSAVGTVLVTAGVLLYNKAKQQQRQAMQSLAAATSQSPDGSPEPLLPPDPRPHH; encoded by the exons ATGTCGGCATCTGCTAAGCCCGCGGCCCTGGCAGAGCTGGCTCCGGGCCCCGGTGAGAAGCCGGGGGGACGGCCGCTCCTGGCCTGGGACCCCGTGTTCGGCCACCGGAGTGAGAAGATCGCGTTTGGCCAGAGCGAAGGTGGCCCCGACGAGCAGGTGCTCACGGTCACCGTCACCGAGACGACTGTCATCGAGGCGGACCTGGGCGTGTGGGGTGCCCGCACCCTCATCTACCTCACACTCTGGTTCTTCTTCAGCTTCTGCACCCTGTTTCTCAACAAGTACATCCTGTCCCTGCTGGAAGGGGAGCCCAGCATGCTAG GGGCCGTGCAGATGCTGTCTACCACGCTCATCGGCTGTGTTAAAATATTTGTTCCCTGCTGTTTGTATCAGCACAAAACCCGGCTTTCTTACCCTCCCAACTTCATCATGACCATGTTGTTCGTGGGTCTCATGAG GTTTGCAACAGTGGTTTTGGGTCTGGTCAGCCTGAAAAATGTGGCGGTGTCCTTTGCTGAGACGGTGAAGAGCTCGGCTCCCATCTTCACTGTGATCCTGTCCCGGACCGTCCTGGGGGAGCACACCG GGCTGCTGGTCAACCTCTCGCTCATCCCTGTCATGGGCGGCCTGGCGCTGTGCACGGCCACCGAGATGAGCTTCAACTTCTTGGGGTTTTCGGCTGCTTTGTCCACCAACATCATGGACTG TTTGCAGAACGTTTTCTCCAAAAAGCTCCTCAGCGGAGACAAATACAGGTTCTC GGCCGCGGAGCTGCAGTTCTACACCAGCGCGGCAGCCGTGGCCATGCTCGTCCCGGCCTGGATCTTCTTCATG GACTTGCCGGTGATCGGGAGGAGCGGGAGGAGCTTCCGCTACAGCCAGgatgtgctgctgctgctgctggcggACGGCGTCCTGTTCCACCTGCAGAGCGTCACGGCCTATGCCCTCATGGGGAGGATCTCCCCCGTGACCTTCAG TGTCGCCAGCACCGTCAAGCATGCCCTGTCCATCTGGCTCAGCGTCATCGTTTTCGGCAACAGGGTCACCAGCCTGTCAGCCGTGGGCACCGTGCTGGTGACAGCCGGAGTCCTGCTCTACAACAAGGCcaagcagcagcagcggcaggcCATGCAGAGCCTGGCTGCGGCCACCAGCCAGTCCCCGGATGGCAGCCCGGAGCCGCTGCTCCCCCCGGACCCCCGGCCACACCACTGA
- the SLC35E2B gene encoding solute carrier family 35 member E2B isoform X3, protein MSASAKPAALAELAPGPGEKPGGRPLLAWDPVFGHRSEKIAFGQSEGGPDEQVLTVTVTETTVIEADLGVWGARTLIYLTLWFFFSFCTLFLNKYILSLLEGEPSMLGAVQMLSTTLIGCVKIFVPCCLYQHKTRLSYPPNFIMTMLFVGLMRFATVVLGLVSLKNVAVSFAETVKSSAPIFTVILSRTVLGEHTGLLVNLSLIPVMGGLALCTATEMSFNFLGFSAALSTNIMDCLQNVFSKKLLSGDKYRFSAAELQFYTSAAAVAMLVPAWIFFMDLPVIGRSGRSFRYSQDVLLLLLADGVLFHLQSVTAYALMGRISPVTFRKDPSTKEWG, encoded by the exons ATGTCGGCATCTGCTAAGCCCGCGGCCCTGGCAGAGCTGGCTCCGGGCCCCGGTGAGAAGCCGGGGGGACGGCCGCTCCTGGCCTGGGACCCCGTGTTCGGCCACCGGAGTGAGAAGATCGCGTTTGGCCAGAGCGAAGGTGGCCCCGACGAGCAGGTGCTCACGGTCACCGTCACCGAGACGACTGTCATCGAGGCGGACCTGGGCGTGTGGGGTGCCCGCACCCTCATCTACCTCACACTCTGGTTCTTCTTCAGCTTCTGCACCCTGTTTCTCAACAAGTACATCCTGTCCCTGCTGGAAGGGGAGCCCAGCATGCTAG GGGCCGTGCAGATGCTGTCTACCACGCTCATCGGCTGTGTTAAAATATTTGTTCCCTGCTGTTTGTATCAGCACAAAACCCGGCTTTCTTACCCTCCCAACTTCATCATGACCATGTTGTTCGTGGGTCTCATGAG GTTTGCAACAGTGGTTTTGGGTCTGGTCAGCCTGAAAAATGTGGCGGTGTCCTTTGCTGAGACGGTGAAGAGCTCGGCTCCCATCTTCACTGTGATCCTGTCCCGGACCGTCCTGGGGGAGCACACCG GGCTGCTGGTCAACCTCTCGCTCATCCCTGTCATGGGCGGCCTGGCGCTGTGCACGGCCACCGAGATGAGCTTCAACTTCTTGGGGTTTTCGGCTGCTTTGTCCACCAACATCATGGACTG TTTGCAGAACGTTTTCTCCAAAAAGCTCCTCAGCGGAGACAAATACAGGTTCTC GGCCGCGGAGCTGCAGTTCTACACCAGCGCGGCAGCCGTGGCCATGCTCGTCCCGGCCTGGATCTTCTTCATG GACTTGCCGGTGATCGGGAGGAGCGGGAGGAGCTTCCGCTACAGCCAGgatgtgctgctgctgctgctggcggACGGCGTCCTGTTCCACCTGCAGAGCGTCACGGCCTATGCCCTCATGGGGAGGATCTCCCCCGTGACCTTCAG GAAGGACCCCAGCACGAAAGAGTGGGGTTAG
- the SLC35E2B gene encoding solute carrier family 35 member E2B isoform X1: MSASAKPAALAELAPGPGEKPGGRPLLAWDPVFGHRSEKIAFGQSEGGPDEQVLTVTVTETTVIEADLGVWGARTLIYLTLWFFFSFCTLFLNKYILSLLEGEPSMLGAVQMLSTTLIGCVKIFVPCCLYQHKTRLSYPPNFIMTMLFVGLMRFATVVLGLVSLKNVAVSFAETVKSSAPIFTVILSRTVLGEHTGLLVNLSLIPVMGGLALCTATEMSFNFLGFSAALSTNIMDCLQNVFSKKLLSGDKYRFSAAELQFYTSAAAVAMLVPAWIFFMCRQHRQACPVHLAQRHRFRQQGHQPVSRGHRAGDSRSPALQQGQAAAAAGHAEPGCGHQPVPGWQPGAAAPPGPPATPLSPAASGAPRTTPLLASGAPPSPLPLPGRQAWGLRLHGSQSGCGRCRWAAFPALFWDVRSELGELESGSQMSAPGAQTTAATEPLPSHARTSSRRPLRTPCSQARPRLLCG, translated from the exons ATGTCGGCATCTGCTAAGCCCGCGGCCCTGGCAGAGCTGGCTCCGGGCCCCGGTGAGAAGCCGGGGGGACGGCCGCTCCTGGCCTGGGACCCCGTGTTCGGCCACCGGAGTGAGAAGATCGCGTTTGGCCAGAGCGAAGGTGGCCCCGACGAGCAGGTGCTCACGGTCACCGTCACCGAGACGACTGTCATCGAGGCGGACCTGGGCGTGTGGGGTGCCCGCACCCTCATCTACCTCACACTCTGGTTCTTCTTCAGCTTCTGCACCCTGTTTCTCAACAAGTACATCCTGTCCCTGCTGGAAGGGGAGCCCAGCATGCTAG GGGCCGTGCAGATGCTGTCTACCACGCTCATCGGCTGTGTTAAAATATTTGTTCCCTGCTGTTTGTATCAGCACAAAACCCGGCTTTCTTACCCTCCCAACTTCATCATGACCATGTTGTTCGTGGGTCTCATGAG GTTTGCAACAGTGGTTTTGGGTCTGGTCAGCCTGAAAAATGTGGCGGTGTCCTTTGCTGAGACGGTGAAGAGCTCGGCTCCCATCTTCACTGTGATCCTGTCCCGGACCGTCCTGGGGGAGCACACCG GGCTGCTGGTCAACCTCTCGCTCATCCCTGTCATGGGCGGCCTGGCGCTGTGCACGGCCACCGAGATGAGCTTCAACTTCTTGGGGTTTTCGGCTGCTTTGTCCACCAACATCATGGACTG TTTGCAGAACGTTTTCTCCAAAAAGCTCCTCAGCGGAGACAAATACAGGTTCTC GGCCGCGGAGCTGCAGTTCTACACCAGCGCGGCAGCCGTGGCCATGCTCGTCCCGGCCTGGATCTTCTTCATG TGTCGCCAGCACCGTCAAGCATGCCCTGTCCATCTGGCTCAGCGTCATCGTTTTCGGCAACAGGGTCACCAGCCTGTCAGCCGTGGGCACCGTGCTGGTGACAGCCGGAGTCCTGCTCTACAACAAGGCcaagcagcagcagcggcaggcCATGCAGAGCCTGGCTGCGGCCACCAGCCAGTCCCCGGATGGCAGCCCGGAGCCGCTGCTCCCCCCGGACCCCCGGCCACACCACTGAGCCCCGCAGCCTCAGGGGCGCCGCGCACCACGCCCCTCCTTGCCAGCGGGGCACCCCCTTCGCCCCTCCCGCTCCCTGGACGGCAGGCGTGGGGCCTCCGGCTCCACGGGTCACAGTCCGGGTGTGGGAGGTGCAGGTGGGCAGCCTTTCCCGCTCTTTTCTGGGACGTTCGGTCAGAGCTGGGGGAGCTCGAATCGGGCTCCCAGATGTCAGCCCCTGGGGCGCAGACCACAGCTGCCACTGAGCCGTTGCCGAGCCACGCGAGAACCTCCTCCCGACGGCCTCTGCGCACCCCCTGCAGCCAGGCCAGGCCCCGACTCCTCTGTGGGTGA